Proteins encoded in a region of the Zunongwangia endophytica genome:
- a CDS encoding helix-turn-helix transcriptional regulator, with product MSTNIRIEKICEYCNKEFVAKTLKTKYCGHTCNNRAYKAKKREEKLKQLTTEKKDSTLPIPSPSLLHTIQDKQILTVNEVAKLLRLSKATVYRIIKEGKLNAVKFSERNTRIYRSEIDLFDHKSI from the coding sequence ATGTCTACAAATATTAGAATTGAAAAAATATGTGAGTATTGTAATAAGGAGTTTGTCGCAAAAACATTGAAAACAAAATATTGCGGTCATACTTGCAACAATAGAGCATATAAAGCAAAAAAGAGAGAAGAAAAATTAAAGCAATTGACAACAGAGAAGAAAGATTCTACTTTGCCAATCCCGTCTCCTTCTCTTCTACATACTATTCAAGACAAGCAAATTCTTACAGTTAATGAGGTGGCAAAATTACTTCGTTTATCCAAGGCAACTGTTTACAGGATTATCAAGGAAGGTAAATTAAATGCAGTAAAATTTTCAGAGAGAAATACGAGAATTTATCGAAGTGAAATTGACCTATTTGACCATAAATCTATATAA
- a CDS encoding tyrosine-type recombinase/integrase produces MANVTLRHKKISKGRLSLYLDYFPEIISPKTGKPTRREFLKLYIHENPKNEIERNHNSTQVQLAEHIRARRLMDLRNKEYGLKEHIDIDVNFYNFYNSVVTEYYNNGTKGTYSGWKSSLDYWEKYIGKNLNSKQLLPYHIIEYRAFLLSTKSNKSETKKLSRNTASSYYKNFINVLKKAYKHKLLTSNLALEAEYIKEEETHREYLTEDELKVLWKTPAKLSFLKSIAFFSVMTGLRFSDIANLKWNSIMHDSKLGHYIRLKEKKTGNIQNHFIPSNAYNLLPERGNNEEFVFSGLEYSKIVRPLKEWIEESGINKKITFHNFRHTFATLQLSKGTDIYTVSKMLGHKNVATTQIYGKVMDRQKIEAANKMNLNFDE; encoded by the coding sequence ATGGCTAACGTTACACTCAGACATAAGAAGATATCTAAAGGACGACTTAGCTTATATTTGGATTATTTTCCAGAAATTATTAGTCCCAAGACTGGCAAACCAACTCGTCGAGAATTCTTGAAATTGTATATTCATGAAAATCCAAAAAATGAAATTGAGAGAAATCACAATTCGACTCAAGTTCAACTCGCAGAACATATTCGTGCTAGGCGTCTAATGGATTTAAGAAATAAAGAATATGGACTTAAGGAACATATAGATATAGATGTAAACTTCTATAACTTTTATAACTCAGTAGTTACGGAGTATTATAATAATGGGACAAAAGGAACTTATAGTGGTTGGAAATCATCCTTAGACTATTGGGAAAAATATATAGGAAAAAATCTAAATAGTAAACAACTTCTCCCCTATCATATAATTGAATATCGAGCATTTCTGCTATCTACTAAATCAAATAAAAGCGAGACCAAAAAACTATCTAGAAACACGGCTTCCTCTTATTACAAGAATTTTATAAACGTTCTAAAGAAAGCATATAAACACAAATTACTTACTTCCAATTTAGCTTTGGAAGCGGAATATATTAAAGAGGAAGAAACGCATCGTGAATATCTCACAGAAGATGAGCTTAAAGTACTTTGGAAAACTCCAGCAAAATTATCTTTTTTAAAGTCAATAGCATTCTTTTCGGTAATGACGGGTTTAAGATTTTCAGACATTGCAAATTTGAAGTGGAACTCCATAATGCATGATTCTAAACTCGGTCACTATATTCGGCTTAAAGAGAAAAAGACCGGAAATATTCAAAACCATTTTATTCCCTCTAATGCATATAACTTATTACCTGAAAGAGGTAATAACGAAGAATTTGTTTTCTCAGGACTTGAATATTCAAAAATTGTTCGACCTCTAAAAGAATGGATCGAAGAATCAGGGATTAATAAAAAGATCACTTTTCATAATTTCAGACATACATTCGCTACGCTGCAATTGTCTAAAGGAACAGATATTTACACCGTCTCTAAAATGTTAGGTCATAAAAATGTAGCAACCACGCAGATTTATGGGAAAGTTATGGATCGCCAAAAAATAGAAGCCGCTAACAAAATGAATTTAAATTTCGATGAATAA
- a CDS encoding DUF4870 domain-containing protein, whose protein sequence is METYTAMREDRQMLMIMHLSQLLDFVTGIGGFIVPLILWATQKDKIHDMDEQGKDIMNFQISLFIYSMICIPLVFLFGLGIFLLIVIGIVGFIFPIINAIKASNGEPAFYPFTIKIIK, encoded by the coding sequence ATGGAAACGTACACAGCAATGAGAGAAGACAGGCAGATGTTAATGATCATGCATTTGAGTCAGTTATTAGATTTTGTTACCGGAATTGGAGGTTTTATTGTACCGCTTATTTTATGGGCAACACAAAAAGATAAAATTCATGATATGGACGAGCAAGGAAAAGATATTATGAATTTTCAGATAAGTTTATTTATTTATTCAATGATCTGTATTCCTTTAGTTTTTCTATTTGGATTAGGAATATTTCTTTTAATCGTAATAGGTATCGTTGGATTTATATTCCCAATAATAAATGCGATTAAAGCGTCTAATGGGGAGCCAGCTTTTTATCCTTTCACTATTAAAATTATCAAATAA
- the dnaN gene encoding DNA polymerase III subunit beta yields the protein MKFIVSSSYLLKQLQILGGVINNNNTLPILDNFLFDLNNDELTVSASDLETTMSAKLNVESESEGKIAVPAKLLLDTLKTFPEQPLTFVAEDNHTIELSSNHGKYALAYADGEEFPNPVSLEDPSNTVIEGDILSSAISKTIFASGNDDLRPVMSGVFFQFSTDGLTFVATDAHKLVKYSREDVTASQTAEFIMPKKPLNLLKGILAGSESEVVIEYNDSNAKFTFDDTTLICRLIDGKYPNYEAVIPKENPNKLTIERNQFLSSVKRVSIFSNKTTHQVRLKIAGAELNISAEDVDYSNKAEERLTCGYEGDDMQIGFNSRFLTEMLNNLNSDEVQLEMSLPNRAGILTPVDGLDPGEKITMLVMPVMLNS from the coding sequence ATGAAATTTATTGTATCCAGCAGTTATTTGCTGAAACAGCTTCAGATACTAGGTGGGGTTATTAATAATAACAACACTTTGCCAATATTGGATAATTTCCTTTTTGATTTGAACAATGACGAGTTAACGGTTTCTGCTTCAGATTTAGAGACAACCATGTCTGCTAAATTAAATGTAGAGTCAGAATCCGAAGGAAAGATCGCAGTACCGGCTAAACTTCTTTTAGATACGCTAAAAACATTCCCAGAGCAACCACTTACATTTGTTGCCGAGGATAACCACACCATCGAACTTAGTTCTAATCACGGTAAATATGCTTTAGCCTATGCTGATGGAGAAGAATTTCCTAATCCTGTAAGTTTGGAAGATCCAAGCAACACGGTTATCGAAGGTGATATTCTTTCTTCAGCTATTAGCAAAACTATTTTTGCTTCTGGTAACGATGATCTTCGCCCGGTGATGAGTGGTGTTTTCTTTCAGTTCTCTACAGATGGTTTAACTTTTGTAGCTACAGATGCGCACAAACTGGTTAAGTATTCTCGTGAAGATGTAACGGCTTCGCAAACGGCAGAATTTATTATGCCTAAGAAACCACTAAATCTTTTAAAAGGAATTTTGGCAGGTAGCGAAAGTGAAGTTGTTATTGAATATAATGATAGCAACGCTAAGTTTACTTTTGATGATACTACGTTAATTTGTCGTCTTATCGATGGTAAATATCCAAACTACGAAGCAGTTATCCCAAAAGAGAATCCTAACAAACTTACAATTGAGCGTAATCAATTTTTAAGCTCTGTGAAAAGGGTTTCTATTTTCTCGAATAAAACGACACACCAGGTACGTTTAAAAATTGCTGGAGCTGAATTAAATATCTCTGCGGAAGATGTTGATTACAGTAACAAAGCAGAAGAACGTTTAACTTGTGGTTACGAAGGCGACGATATGCAAATTGGTTTTAACTCTAGATTTCTTACTGAAATGCTGAATAACTTAAATTCAGATGAAGTACAATTAGAAATGAGTTTACCAAACCGTGCAGGAATTTTAACTCCGGTTGATGGACTAGATCCAGGAGAAAAAATTACCATGCTTGTTATGCCGGTTATGCTTAATAGCTAG
- the mnmE gene encoding tRNA uridine-5-carboxymethylaminomethyl(34) synthesis GTPase MnmE, translating to MKLNDTIVALATPSGAGAIAIIRVSGPEAISIVAPLFKAKSRKKIEDQPTHTLHLGNIVDGQRNLDEVLVSVFRAPKSYTGEETIEISCHGSPYIQQEIIQLLVRSGCRSAEAGEFTLRAFLNAKMDLSQAEAVADLISSENAASHQMAMQQMRGGFSNEIQRLREELLNFASLIELELDFAEEDVEFANRDQFRDLVARIQKVLKRLIDSFATGNVLKNGIPVAIVGEPNVGKSTLLNALLNEDRAIVSEIAGTTRDVIEDELAIGGVGFRFIDTAGIRETKDVVESIGIKKTFEKIGQAQVVIYLFDTSRLSKIEFTEGSVAKDQLQGNETSLSMIQVEIEKIKNKYPKKPLVIIANKVDQLTEEQTEQLTSRIPDLYLLSAKTGLGVEELKDKLLNFVNTGALRNNNTIVTNSRHYNALLKALEEINKVEDGLNMELPGDLMAIDIRQALHHFGEITGEITNDDLLGNIFANFCIGK from the coding sequence ATGAAATTAAACGATACCATTGTTGCGCTTGCCACACCTTCTGGTGCTGGAGCTATTGCTATTATCAGAGTTTCTGGACCAGAAGCTATTTCTATTGTTGCTCCACTTTTTAAAGCAAAAAGCCGTAAAAAAATAGAAGACCAGCCTACACATACGTTGCATTTAGGCAATATTGTAGATGGGCAACGCAATTTAGATGAAGTTTTAGTTTCAGTATTTAGAGCTCCAAAATCGTATACAGGTGAAGAAACAATAGAAATTAGTTGTCATGGTTCTCCTTACATTCAGCAGGAAATTATACAGTTATTGGTAAGAAGTGGTTGTCGCTCTGCGGAAGCAGGTGAGTTTACACTTCGGGCGTTCCTAAATGCTAAAATGGATTTGAGCCAGGCTGAAGCGGTTGCCGATTTAATTTCTTCGGAAAACGCCGCCTCTCACCAAATGGCGATGCAACAAATGCGCGGTGGTTTCTCCAATGAAATTCAGCGTTTACGAGAAGAATTATTGAATTTCGCCTCTCTTATTGAATTGGAATTAGATTTTGCTGAAGAAGATGTAGAATTTGCCAATCGCGATCAGTTTAGAGATTTAGTTGCCCGAATTCAGAAAGTTTTAAAACGCCTAATTGATTCTTTCGCAACCGGAAACGTATTGAAAAACGGAATTCCTGTTGCTATTGTTGGAGAACCAAATGTCGGAAAATCGACCTTACTAAATGCGCTGCTCAATGAGGATCGTGCTATAGTTTCTGAAATTGCAGGAACCACTCGCGATGTTATCGAAGATGAACTTGCCATAGGAGGTGTTGGTTTTCGATTTATCGATACCGCCGGAATAAGAGAAACCAAAGATGTTGTTGAAAGCATCGGAATTAAAAAAACATTCGAGAAAATTGGCCAAGCTCAGGTGGTGATTTATCTATTTGATACATCACGATTAAGCAAGATTGAATTTACGGAAGGAAGTGTAGCTAAAGATCAGCTACAAGGCAATGAAACTTCGCTGAGTATGATTCAGGTTGAAATTGAAAAAATTAAAAACAAATATCCGAAAAAGCCATTGGTAATTATCGCCAATAAAGTGGATCAATTGACAGAAGAACAAACAGAACAATTAACGTCGAGAATTCCAGATCTTTACCTGCTTTCCGCAAAAACTGGACTTGGAGTTGAGGAATTAAAAGATAAATTATTGAATTTCGTAAATACTGGCGCGCTTCGAAATAATAATACCATCGTAACGAACAGCCGCCATTACAACGCGTTGCTAAAAGCGCTTGAAGAAATTAATAAAGTTGAAGACGGTTTAAATATGGAACTTCCCGGCGACCTTATGGCCATCGATATCCGCCAGGCACTACATCATTTTGGAGAAATAACCGGAGAAATAACCAATGACGATCTACTAGGGAATATTTTTGCTAATTTCTGTATCGGCAAATAA
- the gldG gene encoding gliding motility-associated ABC transporter substrate-binding protein GldG, with protein sequence MKQFSKYKSILLFIAILIAVNFIASQYFERLDLTQDKRYTLSEASEEIIKDIEEPIIIDVFLKGDFPSEFKRLQSETRQILEEYAAENHNIHFNFIDPLAEGGNAQQVAQQFYKMGMSPARVNVMENGQNSETIIFPWAMANFGKKSVNIGLLKNQLGSSDEERVTNSVQQLEYAFTDAISKLIYPRKKKIAVMRGNGELPNANIADFVKTLQQYYFMAPFTLDSAAVNPQKTLQELKEYDLIIEAKPTEAFTENEKYILDQYIMNGGKSLWLTESVAMEKDSLLNPAGTAFALPRDLNLGDFFFSYGIRINPSLVNDMYSAPIILATGSGNDTRFNPYPWFYSPLTSSPNNHPIINNIEAVKFDFANPIDTLKNAVDKSILLSSSPRSKVEGTPREISLEMVSEEPDIATYNGGEQALAVLLEGSFTSVYNNRLKPFEIQHNLNESKPTEMLVIADGDVIKNDIQQGAPLELGFEKYTGTTYGNKEFLLNTVNYMLDDRGLMDIRTKKVTIAFLDPQKTAEERTKWQLLNIVLPLVILGIFALVYTWMRRRKYIRKK encoded by the coding sequence TTGAAGCAGTTTTCTAAATACAAATCCATTCTTCTATTTATCGCCATCTTAATTGCGGTAAATTTTATTGCTTCACAGTATTTTGAACGTTTAGATCTTACACAGGATAAACGCTATACACTTTCTGAAGCTTCCGAGGAAATTATAAAAGACATCGAAGAACCTATTATCATCGATGTATTTTTAAAAGGAGATTTCCCTTCAGAATTTAAAAGATTGCAAAGCGAAACACGCCAGATCCTTGAAGAATATGCTGCTGAAAACCACAATATTCATTTCAATTTCATTGATCCTTTAGCTGAAGGTGGTAACGCACAACAGGTAGCGCAGCAATTTTACAAAATGGGAATGTCTCCCGCCCGAGTAAACGTAATGGAAAATGGACAAAATAGCGAGACTATTATTTTCCCCTGGGCGATGGCTAATTTTGGTAAGAAATCAGTGAATATTGGTTTATTGAAGAATCAGCTTGGCAGCAGCGACGAAGAACGTGTAACCAACTCTGTACAGCAATTAGAATATGCTTTTACCGATGCGATTAGCAAATTAATTTATCCCAGAAAAAAGAAAATTGCTGTTATGCGCGGTAATGGTGAATTGCCCAACGCTAATATTGCCGATTTTGTAAAGACGCTTCAGCAATATTATTTTATGGCGCCATTTACTTTAGATTCGGCTGCTGTGAATCCGCAAAAAACACTTCAGGAATTAAAGGAATATGACCTTATTATTGAAGCAAAACCTACTGAAGCTTTTACCGAAAACGAAAAGTATATTCTAGATCAATACATCATGAATGGCGGAAAGTCACTTTGGCTTACCGAAAGTGTAGCGATGGAAAAAGACAGTCTTTTAAACCCCGCAGGAACAGCTTTTGCTTTACCCCGAGATTTGAACCTTGGGGATTTCTTTTTTTCATACGGCATCAGAATTAATCCTAGCCTGGTAAACGATATGTATTCGGCACCAATTATTTTGGCAACGGGCAGCGGTAACGATACAAGATTTAATCCTTACCCATGGTTTTACAGTCCGCTTACCTCCTCCCCTAATAATCATCCGATAATTAATAATATCGAAGCGGTTAAATTTGATTTTGCAAATCCCATCGATACGCTTAAAAATGCTGTTGATAAAAGTATATTATTAAGTAGCTCGCCCAGAAGTAAAGTTGAAGGTACTCCGCGTGAAATTAGTTTAGAAATGGTTAGCGAAGAACCCGATATTGCTACTTATAACGGCGGCGAACAAGCTTTAGCGGTTTTACTGGAAGGTTCATTTACTTCAGTTTATAATAATCGTTTAAAACCATTTGAAATTCAGCATAATTTAAATGAAAGTAAACCAACCGAAATGCTGGTGATCGCTGACGGCGATGTGATTAAAAACGATATCCAACAAGGCGCTCCGTTAGAACTTGGATTCGAAAAATATACCGGTACTACTTATGGTAATAAAGAGTTTTTGCTGAATACGGTAAACTACATGCTGGATGACCGCGGACTTATGGATATACGCACCAAGAAAGTAACTATCGCTTTTCTAGATCCTCAGAAAACAGCTGAAGAACGTACAAAATGGCAACTACTAAACATAGTGCTTCCTTTAGTGATTTTAGGAATCTTTGCTTTGGTCTACACCTGGATGCGCAGAAGGAAATATATTAGGAAGAAATAA
- a CDS encoding helix-turn-helix transcriptional regulator, with protein sequence MKKVTYEITEENAIIFIKSLLSLIEEEKNQEKEKFLTIEELSELIGYKKTSIYGLVQKNKIPYHKKGKLFFLKSEIITWLKEGKKSSPSDIQKKAEEYLFKNSII encoded by the coding sequence ATGAAGAAGGTAACTTATGAAATCACAGAGGAAAATGCTATTATTTTCATCAAATCACTTCTATCTCTTATAGAAGAAGAAAAAAATCAGGAAAAAGAAAAATTCTTAACTATCGAAGAGCTTTCCGAACTAATTGGCTATAAGAAAACTTCAATTTATGGTCTCGTTCAAAAGAACAAAATACCCTACCATAAAAAAGGTAAACTATTCTTTTTAAAATCAGAAATCATCACCTGGTTAAAAGAAGGAAAAAAGTCTTCGCCATCAGATATTCAGAAAAAAGCAGAAGAGTATCTATTCAAAAACAGCATTATATAA